CGAGACTTCTCGTCGCCTTGGCATAGGCCGCCGCCATGTAGGCGGCCGGGCCTTCGTGCATCGCCTGCACGAACCGGATCTCGGGATCGCCGTAGAGCGCGTCGGTGATGTCGAAGACGGAATGGCCGGAGAGGCCGAAGATATGGCGCACGCCGGCCTCTTTCAGAAATTGCACGATCAGCCGGGCGACGGAGGATTTCATCCTTGTTTTCTTTTTTTCCACACTTCGGCGACGAAGCTGCGCACGGTTTCGAGGTCGGAATAGGCGGGATCGTCGAGCAGGGCGTACTTGGCGTCGGCGACGATCCGAGCGTGCTCGGGGACGTCGTCTTTCGGGATGTCGATCCGAAGCGAGTTTCTTCCGGTCTCGACGAGTTTCTGATACGCGAGTTGCCCCTCGCGCGACAGCAGCCAATTGACGAAGACCTTGGCCGCGTTGGGGTGGGGGGCGCGGTTGAGGAGCATGACGTTCCCTCCGCCCGAACCCACAAACCCTCCCTCTTTGAACCTGTCGGTTTTAAAAGCGTCGATCGCAAGCCCCTTATTCTTCGCGTCCCAGATATCGAGGCGGTCCGCGTTCTGCAGCGCCGAGATGGCGTACTTTCCCTGCGCCACCCAATCGACCATCTGCCGGATGTCGCGGCTTACCGTCACGTCCATCTCGGTGAGGAAGCGCTTCACGAAGTCCGGCCCGATCTCCCGGTTATAATAGAGGAACTGGAGCACCTCCTGCGTGCCGCCCGTGAGCGGCTCGGCGATCACAATCTTTCCTTTCCACTTGGGACTCAGAAAGTCCCAGTAGGATTTGACCTCCTGGGGCTTTACCAGGTTCGTGTTGTGATGAAAATAATAGAGCGGCGCGCCGGAGTAGGAAAAGATGTACTTTCCGTCGTCGTCGCCGTAGATGTGCCTGCCCAGCCACCATTTGGATGGGTCCAGCACGTCGGGAAGCAGCAGAACGGGCTTGATCGGATCGAGGACGCCGCCCTTCAGGAGACCGGCCGCGGCGGAGCCGGCGCCACCCATAAGAAGGTCGGCGATGTACTTCCCGGCCCGTCTTTCCGAAAGGATGCGGGTGACTCTCTCCGATCCCCGGACGGTCACCTCGACGGGCTTTATCTCGGGAAACTTCTTTTGAAAGTCCTGAAATAGCCGCTCATGGCCGGGGAAGGTGTAGATGACGACCGTGCCTTCCTGCTTCGCGGCCTTGACGGTTTTGTCCCAGTCCTCCTTCCAGTCGGCTCGGGCCAGCGCAGGGTGGAAGATCGCGAAAACCAAGACAAGAATAAAACCAAAGCAGAGCCGCACAACGGTCACTTTCCTCGTCTTTGAATTGCGGTAGCCCGACGACGAACTTTACACAGTACCGCTCTGGACATTAGCCGCCCGGTCCAGCCGGGAACCGGTGTGGCTCCATCCATGGGTTTCTCCGGCAAATTGTGAGTTCTCGTCACGCGCATATTTGCCCTCGCCTCCTTTATTAGAACAGCCCTTCCTTCTCGAGCTTTTTCACAAACCGATCGTCGACCAGATCCTCCGCTTTGAGGCGGCGGATCTTTTCATTGGTCGAGCCGAGGAGCCGGATAACGTTGCGAATGCCTTCGACCGTGGGATAGATGCGCCGGTCGTACAGCAGGGGCAGGCTCTCGTAACCTTCCACGGCCAGTTCCGTCTTTGGCAGGCGGAGCCCCTTGGCCAGGCTCTTGAGAACCGCCGGCTTGTTTTCCGGTTGCGCGATGAAGGCCATGGAGTCCATTATGCCGCGCAAAACCTTTTCCACGACTTCCGGCGACGAGTTGAGGAAGCCGCGTTTGGTCATGATTCCCGTGCTTTGAAAGGGGATGGGTAGTTGCGCCAGGTCGCCGAGGTTGGTAAAGCCCCGGCTTTTGAGCGGCGCCGCAAATGTATATCCGAGATGCGTGGCGGCGACGGAGTCGTTGAGAACCGCCTGACTGCGGATCGATTCATCGCCGAGAACGCGAAAGGTGATGCCGTCGCGCTTCGCGTCCAACCCCCAGTACTCGAGCGCCAGCGTGGTGAACATCCAACTGCCGCCGCTCATGCTGGTGACGCCGATGACTTTGCCCTTCAAGTCCGCGGGAGTTTTGATTTTCGGCGATGCCATGATGTTGCCGATGAGCTTATTGATCATGCCGGCGACGAATACCAGGTCGGTCCCTTCCGCGGCGGAGCCGAGCACCGCGCCGGTGACCGAGCCCTCGTGAAGCTGCGATTCGCCCGCCGCGAGAGCGGCCATGCCGATGGGACCGCTGCGGACGTGGACGAAAGTCAACTCCAGGCCGTAGCGGCGAAAAAAGCCCTGGTCTTGAGCGACGAACATGGCGGCCTCCCGTTCGCTGAACGAGCCGGTCGTCATGGTGACTTTGACCGGCGTCTGCGCGCCCGGCGCGGGTCCAGCGGCGGCAGCGATCAGCAGGACAAACAGAATGGAAATTTTTGTTCTCATCGCATCCTCCGCTGAAGAAAATAGATATGGGGAGGATTCAGGCGAATCGTATATCGACGAATGTGCAATCCCGCTGGTCTAATTTCTTCTTGGCCTCCTCGATTTGGATCTCCGGGATGTCGTTCATAAAGCCGTATCTCATTTCGCCGACGGACCTAGGCGTCCGCCTGCGCTTCGAAGATCTCCGCTGGCCGCTTGCTTTCTCAGCCTGGCCAGCGCCGCTCTGACCACGCGTTCATGCTCGCGCATATGTTTTTCTTCCCGATCGCCCGCGGCAAGCATTTCGATCGCGCGCTCCGGCGAAAACCATTGCGGTTTTCTTTCAGGCTCGTCCGGTTTTCGTTCCGACTCGACGGACATCAGATAGGCGGCGACGACGTCTTCGCGCGCATTGCTTTTGCCGTAGGCGTAAGAGGTGAACGGTTCAGTTTCGATCGCCCCGCCGACTCCGGCCTCTTCATCCGCTTCGCGCTGCGCGGCTTCCCAAGGCGGCTCGGATGGTGCTTTTTCAACGTGCCCTTTGGGAAAGGTCCAAGAGTTTCCGCCTTTCGCCCGCACCAGGAGAAATTCTATTTTTCCATTTCTACGTCGATAGCATATGGCAGCTACGACCGGAGCCGGCATGTGCTGGTTTCCTTTTTCCCCGCTAATGATCTCATAAGGTCCAAGAGCCGGTCACGCGGAACTTTGTCGGTTCGCGTCTCACTTCGCCAGCGGATCCGGCCGTAGCTGGAAATGCACCGCGAGCGGTTTGGAGCCTTTGCCGTTTTCCATCAGCCACGGCGCGCGGTCGCCGCTCGAGCTCCACAAGCCGCGGCCTTTCCAGCCGGCTTTCGGATCGTCGATGCGTCCATCGAAGCCCTTGGCGTAGAAGCCCATCGGGTACGGCACGGTCAAAAGAATCATCTTGCCGTCTTTCATCGCGACCAGGCCGTTGTGCAAGTTGGCGGTGGACATCGGCACGTCCTCGCCGAGGCCGAACGTGTTGTGTTGGTCGACCCAAGAATAGTAGCTCGACTCGGCGCTGTTGTCGCCGATCCCCTGGAAACCGGGCCCTGGATATTTATAAAATGCCCAGCCCTCCGGACAGTGATTGCCGGTCGCCTTCGGGCCGTTGAGGGGACCTTTGCACTTCCTGCGGTCGAAGCTGGCAAGGTGGCCGCTCGCGAGCGACGCCCACACGACGCCTTTCTTGTCGATGTCCGCGCCGCGGATGCCGAAGCCGGGCAGCGGCACGTTGTAGATCTCCGCCAGCGCCGTCTCCGACGGACTGGCTCCTGGCACCACCCGTACGACGGCCCCTGGAAAGCCCCGCGTGGAGCCCCAAATCGAGCCATCGGCCGGACTCGGCATCACGGCGTAGAAACCCGCCGAGATCCGCTTGTCCTTCACCGGATCGACCGGCTCCTTCGGCTCGACGTACTCGTCGCGCTTGCCGTTGCCGTTGGTGTCGAGAACAAACGGCGTCCAGCCCTGCGATTTCGCCGCGTCGCCCGTCTCGTCGAACATCTTCATGTTGAGCCAGCCGACAACCTGGCCGCCGCCGCTGGTCCACAGCGTGTCGTTGGCGTCGTACCCGAACTGCAAATGATGCGTTTCGAAGCAGGTGTCGACGAAGGTGTACTTCATGGTCTTGGGATCGAGCATCGTAAGATGGCGGTTGGTTCGCTCGATCGGGAAGACTTTGGCCGAAGGATGGTCGGAGCCCTTCTTGCAGAAGGCCGGATTGTTCGGGCCGCGCACCGCCGCCGCGAACCACACGCGCCCCTTGCGATCGAACATGCCGTTGTGGTTGTTGGCCTTGCTCGTCCAGTAGAGCTCGTTGCCCCAGTAAGGCGACGGTTGCAGGACTTTGTTGCCCGCCGCATGGCCCGGTCCAATGGCCATAGGCGTATCGGCATCCCGCACCGGCATCATGAAGATCGAAGCCTTGTGCGTTTTCGGATCGAGGATCGGCATTTGGTCCGTGCTGTGCTCGGCAGACCCGTACAGCGGACCGTAGGCATTGACGGTCGGGTAGCGCCGATCCGAGGAGATCAGGTCATGGAGGTAATTCTTGTCGTTGAGCCAATCCCAGGTGGTGACGACGATATTGCGCTCGACGCCTTCCGGCCGAGCGGGTTTGCTGTGCGGCAGCTCGCCCTTGGCGATCCGGTCCGTCCAGTCCCCGAAATAACGGAAAGCCGCGCCGCCGAGTTCCTTGACGGAGATCGTGAACATCTGTTCGCCGGCTTGCCCGGACTGGACGCGGCGAAACCACGCCTCCTCGGAATTGGCGAACGGAGGGAACGGATGCGGCACGTTCTTCGGGAACGTGCGCGTGGAAAACGTGCCCAGCTGATGGCAGTTGGCGCAGCCGTTGATCTTCATCAAGTTCACCCATTCGTTCCGGGTTAAATGCGGGGGAATTTTGCTCTTGCCGCCGAACTCGCTCGCCTCGGGAATCTTGAGCATCGAATACCAATAGATCGCCGGATAAAATTGCGCCGCGGCGGCCTCGTTCGGCGCGATCACCGCGTTCAGGTTCATGATAGTACCAGGGATGACTCGGATTTTCGGCGAATCGACGAGGCCGTAGCCGCGTACCCAGATGCTGTAGGTCGCTCTCGGAAGATCCGGCACGAGGTAGCGCCCCTGATCGTCGGTGACGACGCTTCTGGTGAATCGGGTCGGCAAGGTGGTTGTCTCGACGATGACCCAAACTCCGGCCTCGGGTCCCTTCGCGCTGGTGACGACGCCGGCGATGTCGTCGCTGTCGATGCTGATGGCGCGACCGGTTTGTTCTACCATCTCGGACGCGCAGGCGGCGATGATCGCCGCGACGGCGATTGCGAGAGCACTCAGATAAGAAGTTTTTTTCGTTATCATGTCCGGCTCCTTTCGGGGTTCAGCGACTAGTGCGACTAAAAACTATCCGAGAGGAGCCGGTTGTGTCAATGCGTATGAAGACCGCGCGCTTTGTAGGGGCAGGCCCCCGTGCCTGCCCGGTTTCTTGGGCGACCACAGGGGGTCGCCCCTACAGATGTTCGCTAAACTACGCCCCCACCTTTGTCGCTAACGAATGGACAAGGCGTTTCACAAAGGAGGCGATACGTTGCACATCATCGAAGCTCACGTCGGGTTCGCAAGGAAGCTCGACTAAATCCGCCCAGACTCGTTCCGCGTTTGGCAGTGGAATACGGGCAAATTTTTCGTAAGCGGAGAGGAGGTGGATCGGGACATAGCTGCCGTGGACTTCAAAGCCCGCGCGCCTTAACGCCGCGATGACGCGCGCGGCGGAGTCGTCACCGCGTCCTCGGGGAACGACTCGGACGATCTGCGTCAGGCAGGCGGAGCCGCTTCGGTGCGGTATCAGTTGTAAGCGTTCCTCGCCGCCGAGAAATTTTTGATAGTCGCGGACGCGCTCGCGCCGCGCGGCGACGTTTTCGCGCAGCGTCTGCATCAAAGTTAAAGCGACGGCCGCGCTCAGATTCGCCATCGTCTCTTGCCGGTACGGGTCGGGCGGCGCATCCGGGTTCGATTGAGCGAACAAGGCCTCGGCTGGATACGTCCAGCGTCGCCAGCGCCGCCAAAACAAAGCGGATAAGAGGCCCCGCAGCGTCCTAAAACGTCCGGGGAACCAGAGGTCAATGTCCCCGAACATTCCTTCCTTCTTAGATACGCCGACGCCACCACCAAGACCGGAGCAAACTTTCTCGGCGCCGAAGCTCAAGATGCCCGCATTTCCGAAGCCGCCGACGGGCCGGCCGTCGATCGTCGCGCCCAAGGCTTGGGCGGCATCGTCGATGACGCGGATGTTTTTCCCGCGCGCGAGGTCCACGATCGCGTCGATGTCGGCGGGATTGCCGAAGAGGTGCGGCACGATGATCGCTTTTGTTTTCTCCGTCAGCGCCGCTTTGACCGTCTCAACGGTGAGGTTGAGTTCATCGCCGATGTCCGCAAGCACGGGAAACGCGCCGACGGCTAGAATCGGCGGCACGACGGCGGTGCAGCAAAAAGTGGGGATGATGACTTCGTCGCCCTGCGCGACGCCGCAGGCGCGCAAGACGACTTCGAGCGCGAAGCTTCCCGATCCGCATAGGATCGCGTCTTCGACGCCGAGTTGTTCGAGGATTGCCGAACGAAGGCGATCGAGCTCCGGCCCGTCGCTGATGCGGCCGGAAAAAAGCGCTCGCAGTATTGCGCGATAAGCGGCGCCGGTCCAATAAGGCCGCGCGAGAGAAACGCGGTAGGGATACACGGCAGGGAGTATAAAGGATGAAGGTTGCGGGCGGAAACGGTTTGACAAATGGCCGTGTTCGGAACGATACGTAGTGATAGAGATCAACTGGAGGATTCATGGAAACGAAAGAACGGCCGCCGGAGAAGGCATGGGAAGACAGGGGGTTTATCAATCGCTGGGACGAGCAGTCCGATCGGGAGCGCGGCATCCGCGAGATGCAGATGAAGGCCGCCGTCTTTATGATTCCGCATCCCAAAGAGCAGCCGATCCGCATTCTCGACGTCGGCGCCGGCTACGGCGCGCTGGCGGCGGACATCCTCGAAGACCGTCCGAACGCGAGCGCGGTCTGCTTGGACGGCTCCAAGGAGATGATCAAGCTGGGGCGGGAGCGGAACGGAAGGTTCGCAGGGCGGATCGAGTTCGTTCACGGCGTACTGGACGCGCCGGACTGGTTCGGCGTGCTTTCCGGTTCTTTCAACGCGGTGGTTTCGGCGCGCGCGCTGCACCACCTCACGCGTGAGCGGCGGCAAAAGCTTTTCCGCGAAGTCTACGACCTGCTTCGTCCGGGCGGTTGTTTCATCAACGCCGACAGCTTCAAAGCGTCGAGCGAAGAGATGCGGGCGCGCTACCGCAAAACCCGCCAGCGCTGGATCGATGGATCTGCCAATGGAGAAGGGGAAGCGTCGAAAGCGCCTTCTAGAGAGCGGCTGCCTCACGGCGCGCACTACAACGGATTGATGGAAGAGGAGTTGTTCGCGCTAAGAGCGGCCGGCTTCCGCGACGTGGACTGTTTCTGGAAATTCACGAATTATGGAACCTATGGCGGGTTTAAGCCAGGCTAATCCCGTTTCGTGATCTCCTTCGCCAGCTTGAAAATCGGCGCCGTTTCGGAAAATTCCGGGCGGGTGACGTCGAGGTATTTTACGCCGTCGGCCAGCCGGCGCGCCTCAGGAACTTTGTCTTTAGGGATATCGATCCGGAGCGAGTTGCGGAACTCGGAGCCCAGCGGATCTTCCATGTCTTGCAGCGCCGTCTGGCCTTTGCGCGAGAGATACCAGTTGACGAAAACCCGGGCCGCGTTCGGATGGGGCGCACGGTTGAGGAAACTCAACGTGCCGCCGCCTGAAGAAAAGCTTCGCCCCTCTTTCCATGGCACATCGTCCAGAGACGCCACGGGAAGCCCCTGCTGCCGGGCGCGATCGACGTCCTTGCAGCCCATGCAGAGCGCGAACCTTCCCTGCGACAGCCAATCGGTCATCTGGCGGAACTCGCGGCTGAAAGTAATTTCCATCGTACCGAAAAAGCGCTTGATCCATTCCGGGCCCAGCTCGGGATTGTAGTAGAAAAACTGCATCGAGGCGCCGAGCCCGGTATTCACCGGTTCCAAAGAAACGATCTTGCCTTTCCACTTCGGATGGACCAAATCCCAGAAGGATTGAAACTCTTTCGGATCGGTCAGCTTGACGTTGTAGGAGAGCTGTCCGCTGCCGCTTGAGTTTCCGATATAGGCGAAGATGTACTGTGCCTCCGGGTCGATGTAGCGATGTCTTCCGCCGAACCACCTGGACTCGTCCACGACCTCGGGGAGCAAGAGCAGCGGCTTGATCGGTTCCAACGCCTTGGCCTTGTAAAGGACATTGAAGTTTGTGTTGGCGCCGCTGCTGAAGAGGTCCGCAAGATATTTTCCGCCTCTTCGTTCGGCCATAATCCTGAGTCCCAGTTGCGAGCCCGTGGCGCTCACGGCGTTCACCTTGATGTCGGGATACTCGGCGCGAAAACCCTCGAACGCCGCCTCGTAGCGGTAGACGTAGACGGTAACTTGTCCCTCTTTCTTCGCCGCCTGAAGAGTTTTCTCCCACTCCTGCTTCCAATCGGCCGGCGCTACGTGGGGGAGCAGCAGGAAAAAAAGCAGCGCCATGAAACGGAGGAGTTTTGGGGTCATAAGCGTCGACGTGGTGGGTCGAAAACCCAACCGTATTTCGTCCGAAGAGCGATCTCCCGTGGAAACAACTTGCGGGAAATGGAGTTGGCTGTCAAGCGAAGAAATTATAGTAATAAAAGACAAAATTCAAAATTTATAGTGGAATCGCTTCAGCGCAAAACGTGCTTCAAATGCTCGGCGAGGCGGAGGGCGAGGGCCACGATGGTAAGCGTCGGGTTTGCGCTGCCGGACGTGGGGAACACGGAGCTTCCCGCGACGTACAGATTGGCGATGCCATGAACCCGGCTGTCGGGATCGACCACGCCGTGGCGCGGATCGGGATGCATGCGGGTCGTGCCCATGTGATGACGCGCTCCACGGAGAGCGGCCGGCCACGGGTCGTTTTCTCCGCCGAGCGAACTTCGCAGGCGGCCGATGCCGGCGCGCCGAAACTCTTCTGCGAGGATCTCGTGCGCCCGATGCGCCGTGCGCTTGTCGATGGCGCTCAGGCGCCAGTGAAGCGCGACGCGGGGACAACCAAGCTCGTCCTTGGCGTCGGCGAGCACGACCCGGCTCTCGCGGTTCGGCGCCTGCTCCATGACGTTCTTCAGTCGAAAAAGCCGCGGCATCGCTCTTCCTCGGTCGAGCTTCAAACGCGCGGCGATCTTCCCGCCGAATAGCCACAGCGTATTTCCGACCAGAGCGAACGCTCCGTTCGGTCGCCGTCTCCGGCGCAGGTCTCCGATGAGAAAACGGCAGCCCTCCACGGCCGTTTGCAGCGACTCCTCGTCCAAGACGGCGCAATAATTCGTCAGCTTTTCTTGCCGCTGGACCGCCGGGCTGAGCGCCAGGATTCCGCGAATCCTCCGGCCGTCGGCTCCGTGTCCGGAAGTGTAAAATTCGCTGATGGCTCGTCCGCGAACAAGGATCGCGGCGGCCCGATCGAGATATAGATGTTCCATGAAATAGCGGCCGACCTGGTCGTACGCGTTACCCAAGCCGGCGGACTGCACCCTGTTCGCTTGCAGCAGGAGACGCGCGTTTTCGATTCCGCCGGTGGCGAGGATGACCGCCCGCGCTTTGACCCGAAATCGATTGCCCGATAAGCACGCAACGTGAACGCCGGTCACGTAACTCGGAGGCGCCGGAGTCTCCAGATCGACGACGTTTGCCCCGAGGTAAGCGATAATGTTGCTCGCCTCCCTGATCTCGTTGCGATAGGCCTCACCGAATCGGGTGGGAGGACTGTAGTGAAAGGCATAGGAGCAAAAGCGCTCATCGTCGAAGGCGATGAGACGTGTTCCCGGCTCGACCCAGTCGCGCGCGGCGTAGGCGAATGGGCCGAGCTGACAGACGGACTGCGCCTTTTCGTAAAATGGCAGCAGATGCTTGAGATCGAACGGCCAGCCGCTGTCGGGGACCCAGTCACGCTGCTCGAAATCGAGCGCGGCAAACGGGCGGCATTCGCCGGCCCATTGGTTGGTGGTTCCGCCAAAATACCGGCACCGGGTCTGGATCGAATCTAAGGGAAAATACGGCCGCTCCCGCACCTCGCCGGCGTAAAGCGATTGCGTGACCTCATCCGCTGTGAACCAGCCGCTCTCCAGGAGCACCACGCGGAGTGGACTCGCCCGGAACTCGCGGGCGATCGTGATGCCCGCCGCGCCGGCGCCGACGATGCAGAGGTCGGCCTCGATCAGCGAGTCTTCCGGCACGGAGCGCGCGTCAAGGAACATTTCATCCGCTGGGACGCGTCGATTTCACCGATATAGCAATACCGACTCGCGCTCGGCAAGCCAAGCGGACTCGTCGGCTGAGGCCAGCACGTCGAGATCGGCGGGGGAGGCGGCGGGATCATCCACCCATTGCCGCAACAACTCGCTGCCGTTGATGAGATCGATGGCCAGGCGATCCCTTTCATACTCGTAGGGAAAATTGTGCCAGAGATCGTAGTCGGGGCGGAGCAGCCGCAATGACTTGAGCGCCAGCGCGATTAAGCGCCACGGGCGAAAGCCGTCGTGACTGTATGCGGGATCGTCGACGTGGATTTGGATCCCCGCGCAGAGCTTGCCGGTGTGTTTGTTAAAGGTCGGCTCGAACCAACAATCTCTCAGCCGGCAGCCGCCGATCCAATTGCTATTTCGCGCCAGCGCTTCCATCTTCGCAAGGAGAGCGCGGGCGTCGATATCGGGCGCGCCGAAAAGCTCCAGAGGCCGCGTCGTGCCGCGCCCCTCGGAGAGCGTCGTGCCTTCGAGCATGACCGTGCCGGAGTAGCAGCGCGCCATGGAAACATTAGCCGCGTTCGGGCTCGGGTTCACCCACGCGCGATCGCCGAGCGGCCAGCCGTAGCCGGGCGCGCGCGACGGCTCCCAGCCTTCCATCGTCACGACGTCGTAATCCACTTCGAGCCCGAGCGTACTCACGAACCACGTTGCCAGCTCGCCGAGAGTGAGACCATGGCGCATCGGCAGCGGCCCCGCGCCGACGAAGCTTTCCCAACCCGGCCGGAGATTCAGTCCCTCCACCGGCCGTCCCACCGGATTGGGACGGTCGAGCACCCAGATCGTCTTGCCGTGCTCCGCGGCCGCTTCGAGAACATAACGCAAGGTCGTGATGAAAGTGTAAATGCGGCAACCCAGGTCCTGCAGATCGACGAGGAGAACGTCGAAGCGCTCCATCATCGCCGGCGTCGGCCGACGCACTTTTTCGTAGAGACTGAAGATTGGAATCCCATGCACCGGGTCATGGTAGGTGGCCGACTCGATCATGTTGTCCTGCTTGTCGCCGCGGAGCCCGTGCTGGGGGCCGAAGGCCGCGGCCAGCTCGATGTCGTCGCAGGCGGCGAGCGCGTCGAGCGCGTGAACCAGGTCGCGCGTCACCGACGCCGGGTGAGCGAGCAGCGCCACGCGCCGGCCCGCCAAAGGTTTTCTCAGCTCGCTCTCTTCAAGCAGACGGTCGATTCCGAACTTCATAGTGTTTTGTCGCACCCTCACCCTTTCCCTCTCCCTCTGGGAGAGGGCGAGGGAGAGGGAACCGGGCGCTCGATCTCCAACGCGAAAGCGTCCGCGTGATGAAAGTCGGGTTTGCCGGGCGGATGCTTGAGCGCCCAATAGCTCAGCATGCCGCGATTGTCTTCGATCACGGCGGAAAGCGCAACGCTCAAGCGCGCCCCGGGCTCTATCGCTTGCCAACGATCCACCGGCACGAGCGCGTCGAGTTGCAAGCTGTCTCCCGCGCGGCGCACCGTGATCTCCGGCGCCAACTTTTCCTTAGGAGGCGTCGCGGGCTCTCGATAACGACGAAACGGATAAACAGCCCACTCGCCGGACGGAGCGATATTGATTTCGTAGTACGCCGGGTGACCCTTCACAGCAACGAAAACCTCGAAGCAGGTGTGCTCCCACAAGCGATCCGACCGGCGCGGCGGCCTAAAGCGGGGAATCCGGAGACGATTCAACTCGCCCTTAAGGGCGTAACTGAAGGCAAGCGGTTCGCCGTAGTTCCACGACACGCCCGCCTGGATTTCTTCGACCGCGTCGCTTTCGGTTTCAGGGTGGGGCGTAAGAACCGCTCGAGGCATTGGATGCTAAACGGCAACCGCCGAATATCAGAGGCCCAGCCTTTTCTCTGTGGCCCCCGCGTCGTAGGGGACGTATTTATTTTCCCCCGGCCCGCGGATTTCCGGCGTTTCGCCGTCCTCGAAGAGCCCGACGGCTCCCTCGGCGCTCCGGCCGCCGATCAGCGCCGGCGCATGGGCCTCGGCAACGGTCGCGTTTTGGTTCGAGCGGTTCCACGCCCAATGGGTCTTGTTGGCGGGGATCCGTTGGAAATCGCCCTTCTTACAGTGGAACCCTTGATCTTCGACAAAAAACCAGATCTCGCCTTCCAGGACATGATTGATTTGCTCGGACTCGTGCGCGTGCGGCTTGGTGTGATACCCGGGCGCTCTTTCCGCGATCATCAGGCTGCACTCATTGCCGTAGGCTTTCTTGACGACCATGGTGCCTTCTCCGGTCGCTCCCTGCTGAACTCTTTTCCGCCGTGGA
The DNA window shown above is from Candidatus Binatia bacterium and carries:
- a CDS encoding extracellular solute-binding protein; its protein translation is MRLCFGFILVLVFAIFHPALARADWKEDWDKTVKAAKQEGTVVIYTFPGHERLFQDFQKKFPEIKPVEVTVRGSERVTRILSERRAGKYIADLLMGGAGSAAAGLLKGGVLDPIKPVLLLPDVLDPSKWWLGRHIYGDDDGKYIFSYSGAPLYYFHHNTNLVKPQEVKSYWDFLSPKWKGKIVIAEPLTGGTQEVLQFLYYNREIGPDFVKRFLTEMDVTVSRDIRQMVDWVAQGKYAISALQNADRLDIWDAKNKGLAIDAFKTDRFKEGGFVGSGGGNVMLLNRAPHPNAAKVFVNWLLSREGQLAYQKLVETGRNSLRIDIPKDDVPEHARIVADAKYALLDDPAYSDLETVRSFVAEVWKKRKQG
- a CDS encoding ABC transporter substrate-binding protein; this encodes MRTKISILFVLLIAAAAGPAPGAQTPVKVTMTTGSFSEREAAMFVAQDQGFFRRYGLELTFVHVRSGPIGMAALAAGESQLHEGSVTGAVLGSAAEGTDLVFVAGMINKLIGNIMASPKIKTPADLKGKVIGVTSMSGGSWMFTTLALEYWGLDAKRDGITFRVLGDESIRSQAVLNDSVAATHLGYTFAAPLKSRGFTNLGDLAQLPIPFQSTGIMTKRGFLNSSPEVVEKVLRGIMDSMAFIAQPENKPAVLKSLAKGLRLPKTELAVEGYESLPLLYDRRIYPTVEGIRNVIRLLGSTNEKIRRLKAEDLVDDRFVKKLEKEGLF
- a CDS encoding NUDIX domain-containing protein, with product MPAPVVAAICYRRRNGKIEFLLVRAKGGNSWTFPKGHVEKAPSEPPWEAAQREADEEAGVGGAIETEPFTSYAYGKSNAREDVVAAYLMSVESERKPDEPERKPQWFSPERAIEMLAAGDREEKHMREHERVVRAALARLRKQAASGDLRSAGGRLGPSAK
- a CDS encoding carboxypeptidase-like regulatory domain-containing protein, with amino-acid sequence MITKKTSYLSALAIAVAAIIAACASEMVEQTGRAISIDSDDIAGVVTSAKGPEAGVWVIVETTTLPTRFTRSVVTDDQGRYLVPDLPRATYSIWVRGYGLVDSPKIRVIPGTIMNLNAVIAPNEAAAAQFYPAIYWYSMLKIPEASEFGGKSKIPPHLTRNEWVNLMKINGCANCHQLGTFSTRTFPKNVPHPFPPFANSEEAWFRRVQSGQAGEQMFTISVKELGGAAFRYFGDWTDRIAKGELPHSKPARPEGVERNIVVTTWDWLNDKNYLHDLISSDRRYPTVNAYGPLYGSAEHSTDQMPILDPKTHKASIFMMPVRDADTPMAIGPGHAAGNKVLQPSPYWGNELYWTSKANNHNGMFDRKGRVWFAAAVRGPNNPAFCKKGSDHPSAKVFPIERTNRHLTMLDPKTMKYTFVDTCFETHHLQFGYDANDTLWTSGGGQVVGWLNMKMFDETGDAAKSQGWTPFVLDTNGNGKRDEYVEPKEPVDPVKDKRISAGFYAVMPSPADGSIWGSTRGFPGAVVRVVPGASPSETALAEIYNVPLPGFGIRGADIDKKGVVWASLASGHLASFDRRKCKGPLNGPKATGNHCPEGWAFYKYPGPGFQGIGDNSAESSYYSWVDQHNTFGLGEDVPMSTANLHNGLVAMKDGKMILLTVPYPMGFYAKGFDGRIDDPKAGWKGRGLWSSSGDRAPWLMENGKGSKPLAVHFQLRPDPLAK
- a CDS encoding DegT/DnrJ/EryC1/StrS family aminotransferase; its protein translation is MYPYRVSLARPYWTGAAYRAILRALFSGRISDGPELDRLRSAILEQLGVEDAILCGSGSFALEVVLRACGVAQGDEVIIPTFCCTAVVPPILAVGAFPVLADIGDELNLTVETVKAALTEKTKAIIVPHLFGNPADIDAIVDLARGKNIRVIDDAAQALGATIDGRPVGGFGNAGILSFGAEKVCSGLGGGVGVSKKEGMFGDIDLWFPGRFRTLRGLLSALFWRRWRRWTYPAEALFAQSNPDAPPDPYRQETMANLSAAVALTLMQTLRENVAARRERVRDYQKFLGGEERLQLIPHRSGSACLTQIVRVVPRGRGDDSAARVIAALRRAGFEVHGSYVPIHLLSAYEKFARIPLPNAERVWADLVELPCEPDVSFDDVQRIASFVKRLVHSLATKVGA
- a CDS encoding class I SAM-dependent methyltransferase; the encoded protein is METKERPPEKAWEDRGFINRWDEQSDRERGIREMQMKAAVFMIPHPKEQPIRILDVGAGYGALAADILEDRPNASAVCLDGSKEMIKLGRERNGRFAGRIEFVHGVLDAPDWFGVLSGSFNAVVSARALHHLTRERRQKLFREVYDLLRPGGCFINADSFKASSEEMRARYRKTRQRWIDGSANGEGEASKAPSRERLPHGAHYNGLMEEELFALRAAGFRDVDCFWKFTNYGTYGGFKPG
- a CDS encoding extracellular solute-binding protein; its protein translation is MTPKLLRFMALLFFLLLPHVAPADWKQEWEKTLQAAKKEGQVTVYVYRYEAAFEGFRAEYPDIKVNAVSATGSQLGLRIMAERRGGKYLADLFSSGANTNFNVLYKAKALEPIKPLLLLPEVVDESRWFGGRHRYIDPEAQYIFAYIGNSSGSGQLSYNVKLTDPKEFQSFWDLVHPKWKGKIVSLEPVNTGLGASMQFFYYNPELGPEWIKRFFGTMEITFSREFRQMTDWLSQGRFALCMGCKDVDRARQQGLPVASLDDVPWKEGRSFSSGGGTLSFLNRAPHPNAARVFVNWYLSRKGQTALQDMEDPLGSEFRNSLRIDIPKDKVPEARRLADGVKYLDVTRPEFSETAPIFKLAKEITKRD